A stretch of Caenorhabditis elegans chromosome IV DNA encodes these proteins:
- the Y51H4A.941 gene encoding uncharacterized protein (Predicted), with protein sequence MESLDTNSAKYILQVPQLPPLPAHVGQQLKNKQMLESIFQCNRETQQQPENRIVPTKRLDSKKLPTVSKFDNSIKQNILYGTCPTTLILFKASQEIAQMKD encoded by the exons ATGGAATCGTTGGATACAAACTCCGCCAAATATATTCTCCAAG tACCTCAACTTCCGCCACTTCCTGCTCACGTTGGCCAACAactcaaaaacaaacaaatgttGGAGAGCATTTTTCAATGCAACAGGGAAA CTCAACAACAGCCGGAAAACAGAATCGTTCCAACTAAGCGGTTAGATTCGAAGAAGCTTCCGACTGTTTCGAAATTCGATAATTCTATCAAACAAAATATATTGTACGGAACTTGCCCAACAACCCTGATATTGTTCAAGGCTTCACAGGAAATTGCACAAATGAAGGATTGA